From the genome of Sediminibacter sp. Hel_I_10:
CGTTACTCCTTCATTAAGCATGCGTTCTGCACTTAAACCTAAGGTGTATTCAAAGTTTTTACTTACAAACTCGTAGGTCTGTTTACTGGTATTGGTAACGATAAAGAAAGATTGCATTGGAGGTAAAAATCTATCTAGCTCCCTTAGTTTTTGGATATGTGTCTCTACAACAGTCCCTGAGTATTCTTTGTAAGTTTCAAAAACTTCCTTGAATAAATCAACATTTTCATTATGCATTCTTAAGATTTTATCCTCATCAAAGGTCTCATTTCAGATGAAATTATAGTGCTAATGTCTTAGGGTTCTGTTTAGCGATTTTAAGACCTTGATGAAGCTAAAAATAAACTTTTATCTCATTTTATTGAACTTTCTTTTTAAAAATAGACTTCTCTTAAAACCATAGTATTGATCATTAGGAGGTAAAATATTTAAAGTAACAGGGGGTGAATGCTGTTTTTTTTAAGATTAACTTAATAATCGTGTTAAAGCAGCGCTATCGGTTTGTTGGGTTGATTATGAAAAACACATGAGTTCAGAAATCAGAGATATCCATCAAAGCGACCTAAAACCTTTAAATATTTAGTCCAATTGCACTTCAATATGGAGACATGATCTCAAGGAAATTGTTGTTTATGATTTGCTTTTTGGAAAGGCCCGCTCATATTGTTTAGGAAAGTTGCTTTCGGCCCGTAACTCTTGTGCTGCCTGGATTGGAAGGTAGGGGTTTCTTAACAGTTCTCGACCTATGTAGATAAAATCGGCATCGTCATTGACTAAAATGGTTTCGGCTTGTGCTGCATTGGTAATCATGCCAACGGTTCCCACCTTCATCTGTTGTACGACTGCTTTTATATCTTTTGCTAATGGTAGTTGATAGGCTGGCCCCACAGGGATGTCTGCATTCGGCAAGCTGCCTCCGCTAGACACGTCAATAATATCTACACCTGCTTTTTCGAGTTGTTGTGCCAACCATTGTGAGGATTTTGAAGTCCATCCATGGGCATCCCAATCGGTTGCTGAAATTCTAACGGCCAATGGTAAATTTGAAGGCCATATCTCTTGTACCGTCTCAATGACCTCAAATAATAAACGCGATCTGTTTTCGATGGAACCACCGTAATCATCTGTTCTTTTGTTAGAAATTGGTGAGAGAAATGAATGAAATAAATAGCCGTGGGCACTATGAAGCTCTAACAATTGAAAGCCAGCTTCTACAGTTCTTTTCGTGGCAGAAGCAAACTGCTCTTTAACCATTTTGATATCTTCTAGGGTCATGGCTTTGGGTACCAAAGCATCTTCGGAAAAAGGAATTGCCGACGGTGCTATAACCTCCCAGCCGCCTTCAGCTTTGGTGGGTAATAAGGTGCTATCTGCGCCATGTACTTCGTAACTTCCTTTACGTCCCGAATGTGCTAATTGAATGCCTGCAACACAGTCATTATCTTTTAAGAACTTTGTGATACGCGTTAAGCCAGCAATGTGCTTATTATCCCAAATGCCCAAATCACCCAAACTAATTCTGCCTTCTGGACTCACGGCTGCGGCTTCAGTCATAATGGTGCCTGCGCCACCAACGGCACGGGTGCCATAATGTACAAAATGCCAGTCTGAGGCAACACCATCTTCTGCAGAATACATACACATGGGGGATTGTACAATTCTATTTTTAAAAGTGATCTCTTTTATGGTGATGGGCGTGAATAATTTTGACATGGATTGCTGTTTAATACTTCATTTTTAAATGAAGCAGGTATTGTTTTTATAAAGGCAAGGGATAAAAGTTCTTTTAATTTCAATTAAAAAGTAACATTGTAAACCTGCTGTAAATTTATTGATTTTATTGTCAAATAAGGCTATTCGAGAGGTGTGATCTATTCGTTTGAAATTCTGACATTTAAACAATTTAAGTTCAAAGTAATTAAATAACTGCAGATGATTCTTCGGTATAAAAGCGCATATGAAGTTGGATCCAATAATTTAAACGAAGTTGGGCATAGAAAAGAGTAAGGATGTACTAATTTTGCAAAATTGACATGTTGCGGTTGGTCAAAGGCCTTAAATAAACTTTGGCTAATAATACGCGAAGAGACATAGTTAACCCATACCTATTACAATTGAAACAACAATTATCAAACTCGGTCTTGTACCTGATGAGTATTTCTGCAGGCTTGGTGGTCGCCAACCTTTACTATAATCAGCCCTTATTGCATCTCATTTCAGAAACATTTGATGTTACAGAGGCTGCAGTAAGTAATGTGGCCCTATCTACGCAATTGGGCTATGCTTTTGGTCTGTTGTTCATTATTCCGCTAGGAGATAAGATTTCTAACCATAAGATTTTAAAATATGATTTTGTAGTGATGATCATGGCGTTACTCGCAACAGCGTTTTCCAGTTCATTGTTGCTTATGATTATTAGTAGTTTCTTTATTGGTTTTACCTCTGCTATTCCTCAACTATTTGTTCCTATGGCTGCCCAATTGAGCACCGATAAAGGAAGAGGTCGGGCAATAGGTATTGTTATGAGCGGTTTGCTTATAGGTATTCTTGGTAGTAGGATTATAAGCGGATTTGTTGGCGATTATTTTGGATGGCGCATCATGTATCAAGGCGCAGCGTTGATGATGCTTGTCTTATATGTTTTTTTGCATCTGAAATTGCCAAGATTGGTACCCGATTATAAGGATAGTTATGGGAAGTTGATGACGTCCATTTGGTATTATTTTAAAGCCGATGCATCACTAAGATTGGCGGCCTTACGAGGGGCTTTGGCCTTTGCCGGTTTGAGTGCCTTTTGGACGACTTTGGTGTTTTTGATGGAAGATAATTTTGGGTACGGCAGTAGTGTCTCTGGAGCTTTTGGTTTATTTGGAATCTTTGGAGCTATTGGAGCAACTGTTGTGGGTAAATTGAACAATCGTTTTGATAAGAACAAGATTATCATCGTTTCAGTCATGATATTGATTGTGTCTTGGTTAATTTTCCTTTTTTCCGGACATTCCATAATAGGGCTAGCCATAGGCGTGATTTTGGTAGATTTGGGTCTGCAAGCATTGCACATCACAAATCAAAATATGATCTTTTCTAAGAATCCTGAGGCCAGAAACCGTGTGAATACGATTTACATGGTATCCTTTTTTATAGGAGGCGCTATTGGTACAACCCTTGGAGCATATGCTTGGGAACGGTTTGATTGGACTGGAGTATCAGCCCTTGGACTTTTACTTTCAATTGTCATTATGCTAGTGCATCTTGTGTTTCGCAAAAAGCAATAGTCTTTAGAGCATGTCATGCCTTCACGGGTATTGCCAAACGTATTTAAGATGTAGGTCATGGCGCTGATCTAACAAATTGTTTACAGTTAAGGTATAGAGTTCTATGGTGATGACGGGAGAAAAACGAACGAACTTTAAATTTAAGACACATGAGCAGAGGATTTGTAAAAGAAGATGATCAAGAGGAAATTCCATTGGTGCCACCAAGAGCAGATTTACCTGAAGGCGTGATCAATTATGTAACAGCAAAAGGTAAAGAAGCACTCCTTTTAGAAAGGGAAGAGTTGATGGCCGAGCGTGAACACATTGCTCAAGATGGTGATAAGGATAAACGCATTAGCTTTAATTTTATTACTGCTAAATTACAGCTCCTCAACAATAGAATAGCTACAGCTCAGATTATTGAGCTAAGCCATCAGCCCAAAGATGAGGTTAGATTTGGCGCAACGGTGGCACTAAAAATAGGCAAAAGTTCAGCTGTGCAGCATTATCAAATTGTAGGAGTAGATGAAGCGGATATTGCTAAGCAAAAACTCTCCTTTATTTCGCCAATAGCAAAGTTGCTTATAGGAAAAAGAGTAGGGGATAAACCTGTGCTTAAACTCGCCAAAGAGGACAGGGTTTTTGAGATCATTTCAATTTCTTATTAGAGACCTGCGACATGTATTTCGGTTGATTTTCCGACTTGAAACATGAGTCGCTTCATTTTTAAAATGAGAAGTTATTTTGTTGGGAATCACTTCTTGATGAAGAGGTTTCAGTGGATTCGTGATGACCGATCTGTCCTAAAAATGCATTTCAACATTAATTTCTAGCAGAACACCTAAAATTTTTCGTTTAGTAAGTTTTAGTTAGCAATATTGTGCTCCCTCCCATTGAAACTAGCGCAAATTCTTGTATTAAACTAGATATTCTGAGAAATTAATTGAACAAATTTTATGATTATGAATGCAAAAACTACTTATCAAAAGTTATTAATGCTTAAAAGGTTGTCTGCGGTAATGCTGTTGCTATCCACAACGAGCTTAATGGCACAAACAGTCTCTAACGTTTTTCCAACTAGGGTCACTACAAAGTCAACTGTAACGGTTACAGGGTCTGGCTTTACGCCTTCGACCTCAGTGAGTATTAGTGGTATTTCTACGAACAACTTTACGTTTGTAAGTGCAAATGAAATGTCATTTGATATTAGCACTACGGGTAATGATGATATTACTGCAAATCTTTTAGTATCGGGCGTAGATACAGATATTGATATCGAGTATATCGCTCCAACCGCAAAGATTTTAAAGAATGGTGAGACAAGTAACGTTACTAAAATTACCGAAATATTTACAACCTATAATGGTTTTTGGAGATCGTCACAATGGAAGGCAGATCCTACTAATCAAAGTTTAAAGCCAAACACAAGACATGATTTGTTGGCCTTTACTTATAACGGGGTTACGTATTCTACTGGAGTTGATGATGCTTTATTGACTTCTAATGAAGTTGAGTTTAGTACGCAGTTGTTTTATGCTTATACAACCAATGGTGTTGATGGTATTACACAAGGCGCAAATTATATCGCTATGGCCGATTTAATTGATGGAGAAGTAGGCGAAGGTACTGCAGTAACATCTCCAGAAATAGCAGGTGCTACAATATATGATGTATTAATTGATGGTGTTAACGGTTTAGACTTAGGAACAGGTGTCACCAACTTTAACCAAACTTCAGATGTTCAGTTCTACAGTAGTGGTGGACAATTAGGAGCTATTGATGATGATATTCCAGATTTTTTGATATCACAAATAGCAAATGCAGGAAGTACAGATATTTACTATTATGCAGATTCTGAAGAAAACGTTGTTGGAAGACCTTTAAAACTAACTATTTTACAAGAAGGCGCTAGCGATGGCGATGCTTTGTTAGCAGAATGGAGATTGGATTTATATAACTTGTCATCAGGTGCTAGTTATGGTGTTGCTACACCTCAGAGTTTAGCGTTTTCAAATAGTGAAGAACGTCCATTACGTATGGCAGCTTTCAAGTTTGAAGATTTTGAAATTAGCCCAGATAATATAGATGCTATCAATAACATAAATATGGTAGCTGGTGGAACGGCAGATTTGGCCTTCTTAGCTTACAATAGAGGTTCTTTTGATATTAAAACACCAGTAGTTACTCAATTTCCAGTATCTAGAAATGTATGTCAAGTACCAAGCTCAAATGATATTACCTTGGTAGCTACGGCAGATGTTTCTGGAGGACCAACAGATGATCCTGATGAAGAATTAGAGTATCAATGGTACAAATATAATACGCTCATTCCAGGTGCAACTTCTAACAGCTATACGCTTACAGGTGGTATTACTCAAGAAGATTTAGCGCTTTACAGATTAAAAGTGACCAATGAGTTTGGAGCTGTTATAGTTCCTGCAACAGTAACTCAAGGCGGAACTCCTGTATTTTGGAATGGAACCGAATGGGAGTTACCACCAGTATATACCGAAGCTGGTATTTTATCTGTACCTGATGAAGAAAGAGGTTTGGTGTTCTCATCAAATTACAACCAATCTGGTGATTTAGAAGGATGTGATTGTACTATTCCTGCAGGGAATCAAGTGACCATACCTTCAGGATCTACTTTAAAATTATACAACTCAGTTACAGTGGAGTCTGGTGGTACGTTAACCATTGCAGATAATGCGAACTTGATTCAAACAAAAGACGTTACTAGCAATAATAATAGTGGTAATGTTCGTGTGAAGCGCGATGCTTCAGATTTGCATGAAGATGATTTTATATTCTGGTCCTCTCCAGTAAATGGATTTAACGTAAATGGTATCACTAATCCGTATACCACAGACACCTTTCAATGGGATGTTAACGCTGCTAATGACGAAGGCGTTGCTGGCGATTGGATTGCTGCTTCTGGAACTATGACAGCTGGAGAAGGCTATGTTGTACAAGTGCCTACTGAATTTGTAGCTCCTGGATTTACAGCTACTTTTATAGGTGTGCCAAGAAACGGAACTATAGGTGTCGATGTGTTCAAGTCTGTAGGTGACAACCAACCGGCTGTTGAAAATAGTCACTGGAACTTATTGGGTAACCCTTATCCATCTGCAATTAGTGCCGATGAGTTGTTTGCTGAAAACACACAAATAGAAGGTCACGTAAGAGTATGGGCACATGATACAGATATTTCAAATGCTGATAACCCATTCTACACAGGAGTCGTTCATAATTACAGTAATGATTTTGTGACATATAATGGTACAGGTGCAACACCTCCAAATACATTTGAAGGTAACATTGCTTCTGGTCAAGGATTTTATGTGCAAGTTTTAGATACTGCTCCAGAAACATCAGCGGTAACATTTTCTAATAGCTTACGTTATGATGACGAAGAAGAAGCTTATGACAACTCTAGTTTCTACAGAAACGCAGACGTTGCCAATACTTTGGATGAAGAAGATAAAGAATTGGTGTGGTTAAGTTTAGTTGATGCAAACAATGTGTCTTCTAGTGCATTGGTGGGTTATGTTCCTAATGCTACTGATGACAAAGACAGATTATATGATACGTATTCAGAAAATTCAGAATTTAGTTTGTTTTCTTTAATAGGAACTTCTAAGATGAATATCCAAGGGCGTTCATTACCATTTTCAAACGAAGATACTGTGCCATTAGGTTTCAATATTCCTGAAGACGGTATCTATACTATTGGTATTGATATGTTACAAGGCGATATATTTGTAGGTCAAAATCAAGGTATTTATCTTGAAGATACATTATTAGGTCTTGATTACGATTTAAGAAATGCACCGTATTCTTTTACTGCGGAAGAAGGGACTACTGCAGATCGTTTTATTCTGTTCTACGTAGATCCAGATCTTTCTGTAAATGATAATACCGCAGCAGATACTTTTGCGTTCCTCAATAAAGACGAACTTCATGTAAGATCGAATGTGAGTATTAAGGATATTCAGGTTTATGATATTTCAGGTAAAAATGTAACAAGCTACACTCCTGATACGAATACAACCGATTTTAAAGCTGGATTCCAGTTTTCTAAAGGTGTTTATCTTACAGTAATTACTTTAGATAATGATGTAAAAGTCACTAAAAAGCTCATCAATTAGTGAGATAATAAACATTTTGAATTTATAATTAAAGCCTCTTCAGTTATTGAAGAGGCTTTTTGTTTGGTGCAAATTTAGTAGGCTACATGCAGTTATTTGTACGGTTTTATTGGATTGCGAGTTGATTACTCAATACCAATCTCAACATTGTATATTGCGATTATTCATTTTTTTAGGGTGAGCGGTCAAAAAAATCGACAAAACGCTTGTTTTTTTCGTTTAATTACATAAATTTGCCTTATTGAACCCTAAATCCCTTAACGATGAAAACTAAAATTATAATCTTCATTGCCGCTTTAACACTCTCATCTAGTAGCATCTTTGCTCAAAAAGACCCTCAAGACATCATCAGTGGAAAAGTGTCCATATCAAAATATCATGACCGCGATGAGCTTAATCAATTACAAAAAGGAAGACTCTTAGAGTTGTATGTTGAACGTATCGAAGTGATTGTAAAAATTTTGCCAAACATTGCTTTTGCAACTAAGCCAGGGGTGACGATGACGTCATTGGGAATTCCAGACACTAAGGATCACAGGAAAGCTTTAGAAGACAATATTGAAGCTTCTAATGACTATTTTGATAGTACTATAGAATTTCAAAAGAAAATTTTACCATACTCAGATAAAACGAACTTGATCTCGGCAATTTTGTTTTACGAAGAAACACTCAAATCATTGCACACCTATAACGAGTATAACAAGTTCTAAACTAAAGAAACCAACCAATCTTTTTTTCATATTTTCAATGTTTTTTTTAAACCCAATATTTAAGTATTGGGTTTTTTTATGCTCTGTGATTTCTTGAAAAACTGATGATGAAAGAAGGCTAAAGTTCTGGGATGAGGTCCTATCATTTGGGTGGGTGTTGTAAATTATTACTTTTTAAGCCGATAAAAATGTTAAATATGTAGTATTAAAACTACAATTAGTGTTAAAGTGAGTATTTTATCGATATTATTTGTATTTCATGGAATTTGTTAGTATGTTTGATCTATCATTTAAAAGTCAAATTTTAATCTTAATTAATCTACTATGAAAAATTTTACTCAAATCATATGTTTATTTCTTTTAATATATGGTCATGTAGATGCCCAGCAAGAAAAAGGAATCATAGGTACCAACAACTGGTTGAATGCTTGGACAGAGTTTAAGCCGAACACCAAAGACTATGGAGAGCCTACCCAAATCCTTACGGGTAATATTTCTAAAGACACCAAGTTGAGCAAAAGAGATACTTACCTTTTGCTAGGTAGTGTATTTGTAACAGATAGTACAACCTTAACCATAGAACCAGGCACTGTAATCATTGGTGATTTTAAAACCAATGGTTCTTTAACTATTTCTAAAGGTTGTAAGATCATTGCCAACGGAACAGAAACAGATCCCATTGTCTTTACCTCAAATAGAGGTGTTAAGAAAGAAGGAGATTGGGGTGGCTTGTTTATATTGGGGGATGCACCCATTAATAAATATGGTAATGCCTCCTCGGTAGATTATGGCTTAAAACCATCGGCTTACGAGAATATTAGCTACGGCGGAAATGATACGGCCAGTAATTCTGGTATTTTACGTTATGTTAGGATAGAATATGCCGGTAAAAGAACTCGCCAACATGGTTACTTTAACGCACTTACTTTAGCAGGGGTGGGAAGTAAAACAGTGATTGAAAATGTAATGGTAAGTTTTAGTCAAGGAAATTCTTTTACCATTCTTGGTGGCATTGTCAATATGAGCAAAATGGTTTCTTACAGATCTAGTAGTAATGACTATAAGTTCAACTACGGCACACAGTGTAACATTTCAAATTCTCTAGCTATTCGTTCTCCTTATGTCTCAGGTGCTGATGGATCAAAATGCATGTATGTGTCCTCTTACAACCAGAAAGAAGAGGTAGACTTCACTAAAAAAGGGACTAGTGTTACCGCTGAAAATCTCACGTTGGTAAATGTGAGTGAGGATCTTGATGCAGATATAAGTGTAGGTTTGGTAAAAGAAGGCATTTTTGTAGATCAAGATGCTGCGATAGATATCAGTAAAAGCGTAATTTCTGGATTTAAGCCGGCAGTTGTCTTTGATAGTGCTACTAAAATCAACAATGAAAACCTAGAGAAGCTAAAATTTAGTGAAATGTATTTCAACAACTGTGACGGTAATCTTTTTACAGAAAACTCTAGTAATAATGAAGATCTAGAAAACTGGTATGGGAACAGAGCTTTCTATAATGTGTACTCGAAAGGGTCTGATTCTGAAACGTTTATAGATCTTAAAAATCCCAAAAAACCCGATTTCAGATTAAGGATTAATAAGATCTTGGCTTCTAACGACGTAGAAGTGGAAGATTAAAAAGAAATCGCCTTTCAATTCAATTTACAGTGACAATGTGGTCCTTTTAAATAAGGTCAAGGTATTTTCATGTTTTCAATCAAATCATTAAAAAGTAATAGACCAAGTCAATAATAGCAAAATGGGTAACACTATTATCATTAGAAATTGTTGTTTTATTTGGTGCTTGCTACTTTTCTCCTTCGGTAAAGTTGCATGTGCTCAAATTGTGATAGGCTCTCCAAGTTTAGGATTTAGTCAAGCATGTGCAAGCTCAACTTTTAATTCTTATAACGTTACTTTTATATTTTCCCCAGAATCGGCATTAGCCAGTTCTAATCAATTTATTCTAGAAATGTCTGATGCCAGTGGAGACTTTTCTAGTGCCACTGTTGTTTTTACATCTCAGGTTGGTGAGTTCACAACATCACCTGCAACTTTAAATTTTTCATTGCCCAATACAACTTCTGGAGAGGGCTATAGAGTTCGTGTAAAGAGTACGGCTCCAGCAGCTACAAGCTCTGGTTCTGCAACGTTTGCTGCATATTATAAATTACAGGACAGTCCGTTTACCATAAACAACTTAGTGCCAACTGGCGCTTTTTGCCAAGGCGGGAGTTATTTGTTGACCATTGATAACCCAGGTACGGGTGATAATGA
Proteins encoded in this window:
- a CDS encoding NADH:flavin oxidoreductase/NADH oxidase translates to MSKLFTPITIKEITFKNRIVQSPMCMYSAEDGVASDWHFVHYGTRAVGGAGTIMTEAAAVSPEGRISLGDLGIWDNKHIAGLTRITKFLKDNDCVAGIQLAHSGRKGSYEVHGADSTLLPTKAEGGWEVIAPSAIPFSEDALVPKAMTLEDIKMVKEQFASATKRTVEAGFQLLELHSAHGYLFHSFLSPISNKRTDDYGGSIENRSRLLFEVIETVQEIWPSNLPLAVRISATDWDAHGWTSKSSQWLAQQLEKAGVDIIDVSSGGSLPNADIPVGPAYQLPLAKDIKAVVQQMKVGTVGMITNAAQAETILVNDDADFIYIGRELLRNPYLPIQAAQELRAESNFPKQYERAFPKSKS
- a CDS encoding MFS transporter, encoding MKQQLSNSVLYLMSISAGLVVANLYYNQPLLHLISETFDVTEAAVSNVALSTQLGYAFGLLFIIPLGDKISNHKILKYDFVVMIMALLATAFSSSLLLMIISSFFIGFTSAIPQLFVPMAAQLSTDKGRGRAIGIVMSGLLIGILGSRIISGFVGDYFGWRIMYQGAALMMLVLYVFLHLKLPRLVPDYKDSYGKLMTSIWYYFKADASLRLAALRGALAFAGLSAFWTTLVFLMEDNFGYGSSVSGAFGLFGIFGAIGATVVGKLNNRFDKNKIIIVSVMILIVSWLIFLFSGHSIIGLAIGVILVDLGLQALHITNQNMIFSKNPEARNRVNTIYMVSFFIGGAIGTTLGAYAWERFDWTGVSALGLLLSIVIMLVHLVFRKKQ
- a CDS encoding GreA/GreB family elongation factor; this translates as MSRGFVKEDDQEEIPLVPPRADLPEGVINYVTAKGKEALLLEREELMAEREHIAQDGDKDKRISFNFITAKLQLLNNRIATAQIIELSHQPKDEVRFGATVALKIGKSSAVQHYQIVGVDEADIAKQKLSFISPIAKLLIGKRVGDKPVLKLAKEDRVFEIISISY
- a CDS encoding T9SS type A sorting domain-containing protein, whose product is MNAKTTYQKLLMLKRLSAVMLLLSTTSLMAQTVSNVFPTRVTTKSTVTVTGSGFTPSTSVSISGISTNNFTFVSANEMSFDISTTGNDDITANLLVSGVDTDIDIEYIAPTAKILKNGETSNVTKITEIFTTYNGFWRSSQWKADPTNQSLKPNTRHDLLAFTYNGVTYSTGVDDALLTSNEVEFSTQLFYAYTTNGVDGITQGANYIAMADLIDGEVGEGTAVTSPEIAGATIYDVLIDGVNGLDLGTGVTNFNQTSDVQFYSSGGQLGAIDDDIPDFLISQIANAGSTDIYYYADSEENVVGRPLKLTILQEGASDGDALLAEWRLDLYNLSSGASYGVATPQSLAFSNSEERPLRMAAFKFEDFEISPDNIDAINNINMVAGGTADLAFLAYNRGSFDIKTPVVTQFPVSRNVCQVPSSNDITLVATADVSGGPTDDPDEELEYQWYKYNTLIPGATSNSYTLTGGITQEDLALYRLKVTNEFGAVIVPATVTQGGTPVFWNGTEWELPPVYTEAGILSVPDEERGLVFSSNYNQSGDLEGCDCTIPAGNQVTIPSGSTLKLYNSVTVESGGTLTIADNANLIQTKDVTSNNNSGNVRVKRDASDLHEDDFIFWSSPVNGFNVNGITNPYTTDTFQWDVNAANDEGVAGDWIAASGTMTAGEGYVVQVPTEFVAPGFTATFIGVPRNGTIGVDVFKSVGDNQPAVENSHWNLLGNPYPSAISADELFAENTQIEGHVRVWAHDTDISNADNPFYTGVVHNYSNDFVTYNGTGATPPNTFEGNIASGQGFYVQVLDTAPETSAVTFSNSLRYDDEEEAYDNSSFYRNADVANTLDEEDKELVWLSLVDANNVSSSALVGYVPNATDDKDRLYDTYSENSEFSLFSLIGTSKMNIQGRSLPFSNEDTVPLGFNIPEDGIYTIGIDMLQGDIFVGQNQGIYLEDTLLGLDYDLRNAPYSFTAEEGTTADRFILFYVDPDLSVNDNTAADTFAFLNKDELHVRSNVSIKDIQVYDISGKNVTSYTPDTNTTDFKAGFQFSKGVYLTVITLDNDVKVTKKLIN